In Sphingomonas psychrotolerans, the following proteins share a genomic window:
- a CDS encoding TorF family putative porin, which yields MRPTSVLLAMALLWTTVPQAAAQGISGEAEIVSDYRYRGVSLSNGRPALQASAEFESNAGFYLGGFGSWAPHDGGSNAVELDASAGWRGTIAGALTVDGGVSWYHYPGVADCDYAEAIATFGWERGDTGARAGIAWAPRQANLIDAAGDEDDNLYGFAAIERAIPGTPISLTLEAGYESGAFDGAARGGKLDWRGGVALSRGGFTASASYVGAVRPRAAAGERRREHGLVIALGRSF from the coding sequence ATGCGTCCAACATCGGTCTTGCTCGCGATGGCCCTATTGTGGACGACCGTGCCCCAGGCGGCGGCGCAGGGGATCAGCGGCGAGGCCGAGATCGTCTCCGACTATCGCTATCGCGGGGTATCGCTTTCGAACGGCAGGCCCGCGCTGCAGGCCAGCGCCGAGTTCGAGAGCAATGCGGGCTTCTATCTGGGCGGCTTCGGCTCATGGGCGCCGCATGACGGCGGATCGAACGCGGTGGAGCTCGATGCGAGCGCCGGCTGGCGAGGCACCATAGCGGGGGCGTTGACGGTCGACGGCGGGGTGTCGTGGTATCATTATCCCGGCGTCGCCGACTGCGACTATGCCGAGGCGATTGCGACGTTCGGCTGGGAACGCGGCGACACCGGCGCACGTGCCGGGATCGCATGGGCGCCGCGGCAGGCCAATCTGATCGACGCGGCGGGGGACGAGGACGACAATCTCTACGGCTTTGCGGCAATCGAGCGGGCGATCCCCGGGACGCCGATCAGCCTGACTCTCGAGGCCGGATATGAATCGGGCGCGTTCGACGGCGCGGCGCGGGGCGGCAAGCTCGACTGGCGTGGTGGTGTCGCCTTGTCGCGCGGCGGCTTCACTGCGTCGGCCAGCTATGTCGGTGCAGTGCGGCCCCGTGCGGCCGCGGGAGAGCGCAGGCGCGAGCACGGGCTGGTGATCGCCTTGGGGCGCAGTTTCTAG
- a CDS encoding amidohydrolase, translating to MRTLLTAALAMTLAAPALAADPVRDATQRSLPQLMDFYRDFHANPELSLHEVQTAAKLAAEARKAGFQVTEKVGGTGVVAILKNGAGPILLIRADMDGLPVTEDTGLPFASKVRATTDEGQETGVMHACGHDTHMASWIGTLRNLAAMKAQWQGTLVMIAQPAEERGMGARMMLEDGLFSRFPKPQFALAFHDAASLPAGTIGVRSGYALANVDSVDIKVSGVGGHGAYPQTTRDPIVLAARIVTTLQTLVSREIDPQDSAVVTVGSIHGGSTHNIIGKEVTMLLTVRSYTPEVRKKLLDGIARIAKGEAIAAGIPEDRMPLVTIRNEGTPSTFNTEPLTGRLQSLWTSRFGKDRVVETPAVMGGEDFGRFYLADKSIQSMIFWVGGVPRAKWDAAQAGKEALPSLHSPFWAPEAEAVIATATEAMTAAALDILKR from the coding sequence ATGCGCACCCTCCTCACGGCAGCCCTCGCCATGACTCTCGCCGCCCCCGCTCTCGCCGCCGATCCGGTCCGCGACGCGACGCAGCGTTCGCTCCCCCAGCTGATGGACTTTTATCGCGACTTTCACGCCAATCCTGAGCTCAGCCTCCACGAGGTCCAGACCGCGGCCAAGCTTGCCGCCGAGGCGCGCAAGGCAGGGTTCCAAGTCACCGAGAAGGTAGGCGGCACCGGCGTTGTGGCGATCCTCAAGAACGGCGCCGGCCCGATCCTGCTGATCCGTGCCGACATGGACGGGCTGCCGGTCACCGAGGACACTGGCCTGCCCTTCGCCTCGAAGGTCCGCGCCACTACCGACGAGGGCCAGGAAACCGGCGTGATGCACGCCTGCGGCCACGACACCCACATGGCCAGCTGGATCGGCACACTGCGCAATCTCGCCGCGATGAAGGCACAGTGGCAGGGCACGCTGGTGATGATCGCCCAGCCCGCCGAGGAGCGCGGCATGGGCGCGCGGATGATGCTCGAGGACGGCCTCTTTTCCCGCTTCCCCAAGCCCCAGTTCGCGCTCGCCTTTCACGACGCGGCGTCGCTTCCCGCGGGCACGATCGGCGTCCGCTCGGGCTATGCGCTCGCGAATGTCGATTCGGTCGACATCAAGGTCTCGGGCGTCGGCGGCCACGGCGCCTATCCGCAGACGACGCGCGACCCGATCGTCCTCGCCGCGCGCATCGTCACCACGCTCCAGACGCTGGTCAGCCGCGAGATCGATCCGCAGGATTCGGCAGTGGTCACCGTCGGCAGCATCCATGGCGGCTCGACCCACAACATCATCGGCAAGGAAGTGACGATGCTGCTTACGGTGCGCAGCTATACGCCCGAGGTCCGCAAGAAGCTGCTCGACGGCATCGCCCGCATCGCCAAAGGCGAGGCGATCGCCGCGGGCATCCCCGAAGATCGCATGCCGCTGGTCACCATCCGCAACGAGGGCACCCCCTCGACCTTCAACACCGAGCCGCTCACCGGCCGTCTCCAGTCGCTGTGGACGAGCCGCTTCGGCAAGGATCGCGTGGTCGAGACTCCCGCGGTGATGGGGGGCGAGGATTTCGGGCGTTTCTATCTTGCCGACAAGTCGATCCAGAGCATGATCTTCTGGGTCGGCGGGGTGCCCAGGGCCAAATGGGACGCCGCGCAGGCCGGCAAGGAGGCCCTCCCCTCGCTCCACAGCCCGTTCTGGGCGCCCGAGGCCGAAGCGGTGATCGCCACCGCCACCGAAGCGATGACCGCCGCCGCGCTCGATATATTGAAGCGCTAA
- a CDS encoding DUF4893 domain-containing protein gives MKWMLPVAIALAAGLGGCSVYREATSSSPPTNVSWQSVATAADRDRIRDWRKAWDEALPLARKADAKAIAAEPLLFDPDRALADAALPQGNYRCRTFKLGGKGTAMRDFTAYPWFDCRVADEGEVKSMHKVTGSQRPTGLIFPHDATRQVFLGTLVLGDETSPLRYGLDADRDMIGYVERIGPKRWRLVFPRPRFESVLDVVELIPAG, from the coding sequence ATGAAGTGGATGCTGCCTGTCGCCATTGCCCTCGCCGCGGGCCTAGGGGGCTGCAGCGTCTATCGCGAGGCGACGTCGTCGAGCCCGCCCACCAATGTCAGCTGGCAGAGCGTCGCCACCGCCGCCGACCGCGATCGGATCCGCGACTGGCGCAAGGCCTGGGACGAGGCGCTGCCGCTGGCGCGCAAGGCCGACGCCAAAGCGATCGCCGCGGAGCCCCTGCTGTTCGATCCCGATCGCGCGCTCGCCGACGCAGCCTTGCCGCAGGGCAATTATCGCTGCCGCACCTTCAAATTGGGCGGCAAGGGCACTGCGATGCGCGACTTCACTGCCTATCCGTGGTTCGATTGTCGCGTCGCGGACGAAGGCGAGGTCAAGAGCATGCACAAGGTCACCGGCTCGCAGCGCCCGACCGGACTGATCTTCCCGCATGACGCCACGCGCCAGGTGTTCCTCGGCACCCTCGTCCTCGGCGACGAGACCTCCCCCTTACGCTACGGTCTCGACGCCGATCGCGACATGATCGGCTATGTCGAGCGCATCGGCCCCAAACGCTGGCGGCTGGTATTCCCGCGCCCGCGCTTCGAATCGGTATTGGATGTCGTGGAGCTGATCCCGGCGGGCTAG
- a CDS encoding 3-hydroxybutyrate dehydrogenase, giving the protein MFLKGKSAIVTGSTSGIGLSYAKALAAEGAAVMINGFGDAQAIETERAALEATAGAKALYDPADMSKPDQIAAMVARAEKELGSVDIVISNAGIQHVAPIDEFPIEKWDAIIAINLSSTFHLMRAAIPGMKARKWGRIITTASAHSLVASPNKSAYVTAKHGIAGLTKTAALEVATHGITVNCISPGYVWTPLVENQIPDTMKTRGLTREQVINDVLLDAQPTKQFVQPEQVAALALFLCRDEAAQITGANYSMDGGWTAA; this is encoded by the coding sequence ATGTTCCTCAAGGGCAAGTCCGCGATCGTCACCGGCTCCACGTCCGGCATCGGCCTCTCTTACGCCAAGGCGCTCGCCGCAGAAGGCGCAGCGGTGATGATCAACGGCTTCGGCGATGCGCAAGCGATCGAGACCGAACGCGCCGCGCTCGAAGCGACGGCCGGGGCAAAAGCACTGTACGACCCCGCCGACATGTCGAAGCCCGACCAGATCGCCGCGATGGTCGCCCGCGCCGAGAAGGAGCTCGGCAGCGTCGACATCGTGATCTCCAACGCCGGCATCCAGCACGTCGCGCCGATCGACGAATTCCCGATCGAGAAATGGGACGCGATCATCGCGATCAACCTGTCGTCGACTTTCCACCTGATGCGCGCCGCGATCCCCGGCATGAAGGCGCGCAAATGGGGCCGGATCATCACCACGGCGAGCGCGCACAGCCTCGTCGCCAGCCCCAATAAATCGGCCTATGTCACTGCCAAGCACGGCATTGCCGGCCTGACCAAGACCGCCGCGCTCGAGGTCGCTACCCACGGCATCACCGTCAACTGCATCTCGCCCGGCTATGTCTGGACTCCCTTGGTCGAGAACCAGATTCCCGATACGATGAAGACCCGCGGCCTCACCCGCGAGCAAGTGATCAACGACGTGTTGCTCGACGCCCAGCCGACCAAGCAGTTCGTCCAGCCGGAACAAGTTGCCGCGCTCGCGCTCTTTCTCTGCAGAGACGAAGCCGCGCAGATCACCGGCGCCAATTATTCGATGGATGGCGGCTGGACCGCCGCGTAA
- a CDS encoding patatin-like phospholipase family protein, with the protein MADADPRPRRRVAGLPLPDCVALVLQGGGALGSYQAGVIEALGEARIEVDWVAGISIGAVNAALFAGNPPETRLAAIRAFWEGVTGALPDFSIPLSDGAREFAHEWAAAAVLMGGVPGFFRPRAIPPSFATPGTPGALSFYDSTPLRETLDAHIDWDLLNHGPVRLSVGAVDLASGNFRYFDTADERLDARHIMASGALPPGLPPIEIDGRYYWDGGLVSNTPLTHILDRQSENTLVFQVDLFPAAADLPRTITDVLAREKEIRFSSRTRQVSDERLRLRQEREAIRRVLAKLPSDLADDPDVVALCALADEKPLSLVHLIYRANAWEGGSRDFEFSARSMHEHWQAGRAAIAETMASAQIVAQNILDGKTAAFDLTHR; encoded by the coding sequence ATGGCCGACGCCGACCCCCGCCCGCGCCGCCGCGTCGCCGGACTGCCGTTGCCGGACTGTGTCGCGTTGGTGCTCCAGGGCGGCGGCGCGCTCGGCAGCTACCAGGCCGGCGTGATCGAGGCGCTGGGCGAGGCCCGGATCGAAGTCGATTGGGTCGCCGGCATCTCGATCGGCGCCGTGAATGCGGCATTGTTCGCCGGCAACCCGCCCGAGACTCGTCTCGCCGCGATCCGCGCCTTTTGGGAAGGCGTCACCGGCGCGCTTCCAGATTTCTCGATCCCCTTGAGCGACGGCGCACGGGAATTCGCCCATGAATGGGCCGCCGCGGCCGTGCTGATGGGCGGCGTACCCGGCTTCTTCCGCCCGCGGGCGATCCCGCCCTCCTTCGCCACGCCCGGCACCCCGGGCGCGCTCAGCTTCTACGACAGCACACCTCTGCGCGAGACGCTCGACGCGCATATCGACTGGGATCTGCTCAATCATGGCCCGGTCCGCCTCTCGGTCGGCGCTGTCGACCTCGCGAGCGGCAATTTCCGCTATTTCGACACCGCCGACGAGCGCCTCGACGCGCGCCACATCATGGCCTCGGGCGCGCTCCCGCCCGGCCTCCCCCCGATCGAGATCGACGGCCGCTATTATTGGGACGGCGGCCTCGTCTCGAACACCCCGCTCACCCACATCCTCGATCGCCAGAGCGAGAACACGCTCGTCTTCCAGGTCGATCTCTTTCCCGCCGCCGCCGATTTGCCCCGCACGATCACCGACGTGCTGGCCCGCGAAAAGGAGATCCGCTTCTCCAGCCGCACACGGCAAGTCTCGGACGAGCGCCTCCGTCTGCGTCAGGAACGCGAGGCGATCCGCCGCGTCCTCGCCAAATTGCCGTCCGATCTCGCCGACGACCCCGATGTCGTCGCGCTGTGCGCCCTCGCCGACGAGAAGCCGCTGAGCCTCGTCCACCTGATCTACCGCGCCAATGCGTGGGAAGGCGGATCGCGCGACTTCGAATTCTCCGCCCGCTCGATGCACGAGCATTGGCAGGCCGGCCGCGCCGCGATCGCCGAAACCATGGCGAGCGCGCAGATCGTCGCGCAGAACATCCTCGACGGCAAGACCGCCGCCTTCGACCTCACGCACCGTTAG